The proteins below come from a single Sorghum bicolor cultivar BTx623 chromosome 4, Sorghum_bicolor_NCBIv3, whole genome shotgun sequence genomic window:
- the LOC8059610 gene encoding uncharacterized protein LOC8059610, with protein MASNYVDTTGEEGRFHGPHSHSSSTTPTGAAASPRHMRRSFSSASSGSHSHGGGGKCVCAPPTHAGSFKCRLHRTNSQGHGHGHAHPSPPISPAAAAPAQGVPSSASSRTVEAQ; from the coding sequence ATGGCGTCCAACTACGTGGACACGACGGGCGAGGAGGGCAGGTTCCACGGCCCGCACAGCCACAGCAGCAGCACCACCCCGACGGGCGCCGCGGCGTCGCCGCGCCACATGCGCCGCAGCTTCTCCTCCGCGTCCTCCGGGAGCCACAGCCACGGCGGCGGGGGCAAGTGCGTGTGCGCGCCCCCGACCCACGCCGGCTCCTTCAAGTGCCGGCTCCACCGCACCAACTCCCagggccacggccacggccacgcgCACCCGTCCCCGCCGAtctcccccgccgccgccgcgcccgcgCAGGGCGTCCCGTCCTCCGCCTCCTCCCGCACCGTCGAGGCCCAGTAa